In a genomic window of Primulina huaijiensis isolate GDHJ02 chromosome 10, ASM1229523v2, whole genome shotgun sequence:
- the LOC140986425 gene encoding protein LATE ELONGATED HYPOCOTYL-like isoform X1, which yields MHGRVRIGAVSCCVWRRRVKAARGSFCDEGKPLYLNQLLVLSMDPYSSGEELLVKTRKPYTITKQRERWTEEEHDKFLEALKLYGRAWQRIEEHIGTKTAVQIRSHAQKFFTKLEKESFVKGVPIGHTLNINIPPPRPKRKPTNPYPRKMSTGVKDGKLSAPLSFLCQGQTTLDLQQEPLSEKSSDDGNNRKHDDRNLENDSAVFSLHETGARANSYSVSKSSLASVAPTNLCTFREYVPLSTETNNQDETTQASVAKQLLTNQSCNKQLLQDDESFNTSNIGNSHPYHGKYWQGKQIDDLKQPKNIDNLPTPNDDASQNCLPRIPVHILEGGFGMNTQSVVLDTARTDSGYQKLSVHGPPCLFMNPGGSTTPEHHSNASSSSIHQSFPGFHPLSAAFQHQDDYESFLHLSSTFSSLLVSALLQNPAAYAAASFAATLWPCVTMDASGESSTGTPRGLQPKQMNTVPSMATIAAATVAAATAWWAAHGLLPLCPPLHPGFTSTAPSTSATPIDGNMRSANGDKKEDIPDLVLEDQQLGPECLEELEEQHSTLFSSCSEGSEGGKPHSGSAAAEAAPMADTVEPLDSNKSKGRKQVDRSSCGSNTPSSSEVEADGKEEKNFEDKELKEDEENHPLTDPVSRRYRSLCSINDPWKEVSEEGRLAFQALFSREILPQSFSHDLNFKRKKNSDMENTGRLQFNLNDQNRLPDMEEESMTKVCRTGFKPYKRCSVEAKDTRMSTNCKDEEKCPKRFRVGGIDKDST from the exons ATGCATGGTCGGGTAAGGATCGGAGCTGTGTCGTGCTGTGTTTGGCGTCGCAG GGTTAAGGCAGCGCGTGGTTCGTTTTG TGATGAAGGAAAGCCTCTTTATCTGAACCAGCTCCTTGTCCTTTCAATGGACCCTTATTCTTCTGGAGAAGAACTTCTAGTTAAG ACCAGGAAACCTTATACAATAACAAAGCAACGTGAGCGATGGACTGAGGAGGAACATGATAAGTTTTTAGAAGCCCTCAAGCTGTATGGGCGAGCTTGGCAGCGTATAGAAG AACATATTGGAACCAAGACTGCAGTGCAGATCAGAAGTCATGCACAGAAATTTTTCACAAAG TTGGAAAAGGAGTCCTTTGTTAAAGGAGTTCCAATTGGGCATACTCTAAACATTAATATTCCTCCACCACGGCCTAAAAGGAAACCCACTAATCCTTATCCTCGAAAGATGAGCACGGGAGTGAAGGATGGGAAACTATCAGCTCCTCTTTCTTTTTTGTGCCAGGGTCAAACGACTCTGGACTTACAGCAGGAGCCATTGTCTGAG AAATCTAGTGATGATGGGAATAACAGAAAACATGATGATAGAAACCTTGAAAATGACTCCGCGGTTTTCTCTCTTCACGAGACAGGTGCTCGTGCCAACTCATATTCAGTGAGCAAAAGCTCGTTAGCGTCAGTTGCGCCAACAAATTTATGCACCTTTAGGGAATATGTCCCACTCTCAACTGAAACAAATAATCAGGATGAAACAACTCAAGCCTCTGTTGCCAAACAACTTCTGACAAATCAGAGTTGTAACAAGCAACTGCTTCAGGATGATGAGTCATTTAACACCTCCAATATTGGAAATTCACATCCGTACCATGGAAAATATTGGCAGGGCAAACAAATAGATGATTTGAAGCAACCCAAAAATATTGACAACTTGCCAACCCCAAACGATGACGCCTCACAAAACTGTCTGCCTCGCATACCTGTTCACATTCTTGAAGGAGGGTTTGGAATGAATACACAAAGTGTTGTCTTAGACACTGCACGCACAGACTCTGGATACCAAAAATTGAGTGTTCATGGACCTCCATGTCTTTTCATGAATCCGGGTGGGTCTACTACTCCTGAGCATCATAGTAATGCATCAAGTTCATCCATTCATCAATCCTTTCCAGGTTTTCACCCATTATCCGCCGCATTCCAACACCAAGATGATTACGAATCATTTTTGCACTTATCATCCACATTTTCAAGTCTTCTTGTATCTGCTTTGTTACAAAATCCAGCAGCCTATGCTGCAGCTAGCTTTGCAGCAACTTTATGGCCATGTGTTACCATGGACGCATCAGGGGAATCCTCTACAGGCACACCCAGAGGACTTCAACCAAAGCAGATGAATACAGTTCCTAGCATGGCGACAATTGCTGCAGCTACAGTGGCAGCTGCAACTGCTTGGTGGGCTGCACACGGTCTGCTTCCATTATGTCCACCACTTCATCCTGGATTTACCTCTACTGCTCCGTCAACATCTGCAACTCCAATAGATGGCAATATGAGATCAGCAAATGGTGATAAAAAAGAAGACATTCCTGATCTTGTATTAGAAGATCAACAACTGGGACCTGAGTGTTTGGAGGAATTGGAAGAACAGCATTCAACTTTATTCTCATCATGTTCTGAAGGAAGCGAAGGCGGGAAACCACATTCTGGATCGGCAGCGGCTGAAGCAGCGCCAATGGCAGACACAGTGGAGCCGCTGGACTCGAACAAGTCCAAGGGTAGAAAACAGGTAGACCGTTCTTCATGTGGATCAAATACACCTTCCAGCAGTGAAGTAGAAGCGGATGGAAAAGAGGAAAAGAACTTTGAAGATAAGGAATTgaaagaagatgaagaaaacCATCCATTAACTGACCCCGTTAGCCGACGTTATAGAAGCCTTTGCAGCATAAATGACCCTTGGAAGGAAGTATCCGAAGAG GGGAGATTGGCCTTTCAGGCGCTTTTCTCTAGAGAAATACTACCTCAGAGTTTTTctcatgatttaaattttaagcGAAAGAAGAATAGTGACATGGAAAATACAGGACGGCTGCAGTTCAACCTTAATGACCAGAACCGGTTACCCGATATGGAAGAGGAGTCGATGACTAAAGTTTGCCGGACCGGATTCAAACCTTATAAGAGATGCTCAGTGGAGGCAAAAGACACAAGGATGTCAACCAACTGCAAGGATGAAGAGAAATGTCCCAAGAGATTTCGGGTGGGAGGGATTGATAAGGATTCCACGTGA
- the LOC140986425 gene encoding protein LATE ELONGATED HYPOCOTYL-like isoform X2, producing the protein MDPYSSGEELLVKTRKPYTITKQRERWTEEEHDKFLEALKLYGRAWQRIEEHIGTKTAVQIRSHAQKFFTKLEKESFVKGVPIGHTLNINIPPPRPKRKPTNPYPRKMSTGVKDGKLSAPLSFLCQGQTTLDLQQEPLSEKSSDDGNNRKHDDRNLENDSAVFSLHETGARANSYSVSKSSLASVAPTNLCTFREYVPLSTETNNQDETTQASVAKQLLTNQSCNKQLLQDDESFNTSNIGNSHPYHGKYWQGKQIDDLKQPKNIDNLPTPNDDASQNCLPRIPVHILEGGFGMNTQSVVLDTARTDSGYQKLSVHGPPCLFMNPGGSTTPEHHSNASSSSIHQSFPGFHPLSAAFQHQDDYESFLHLSSTFSSLLVSALLQNPAAYAAASFAATLWPCVTMDASGESSTGTPRGLQPKQMNTVPSMATIAAATVAAATAWWAAHGLLPLCPPLHPGFTSTAPSTSATPIDGNMRSANGDKKEDIPDLVLEDQQLGPECLEELEEQHSTLFSSCSEGSEGGKPHSGSAAAEAAPMADTVEPLDSNKSKGRKQVDRSSCGSNTPSSSEVEADGKEEKNFEDKELKEDEENHPLTDPVSRRYRSLCSINDPWKEVSEEGRLAFQALFSREILPQSFSHDLNFKRKKNSDMENTGRLQFNLNDQNRLPDMEEESMTKVCRTGFKPYKRCSVEAKDTRMSTNCKDEEKCPKRFRVGGIDKDST; encoded by the exons ATGGACCCTTATTCTTCTGGAGAAGAACTTCTAGTTAAG ACCAGGAAACCTTATACAATAACAAAGCAACGTGAGCGATGGACTGAGGAGGAACATGATAAGTTTTTAGAAGCCCTCAAGCTGTATGGGCGAGCTTGGCAGCGTATAGAAG AACATATTGGAACCAAGACTGCAGTGCAGATCAGAAGTCATGCACAGAAATTTTTCACAAAG TTGGAAAAGGAGTCCTTTGTTAAAGGAGTTCCAATTGGGCATACTCTAAACATTAATATTCCTCCACCACGGCCTAAAAGGAAACCCACTAATCCTTATCCTCGAAAGATGAGCACGGGAGTGAAGGATGGGAAACTATCAGCTCCTCTTTCTTTTTTGTGCCAGGGTCAAACGACTCTGGACTTACAGCAGGAGCCATTGTCTGAG AAATCTAGTGATGATGGGAATAACAGAAAACATGATGATAGAAACCTTGAAAATGACTCCGCGGTTTTCTCTCTTCACGAGACAGGTGCTCGTGCCAACTCATATTCAGTGAGCAAAAGCTCGTTAGCGTCAGTTGCGCCAACAAATTTATGCACCTTTAGGGAATATGTCCCACTCTCAACTGAAACAAATAATCAGGATGAAACAACTCAAGCCTCTGTTGCCAAACAACTTCTGACAAATCAGAGTTGTAACAAGCAACTGCTTCAGGATGATGAGTCATTTAACACCTCCAATATTGGAAATTCACATCCGTACCATGGAAAATATTGGCAGGGCAAACAAATAGATGATTTGAAGCAACCCAAAAATATTGACAACTTGCCAACCCCAAACGATGACGCCTCACAAAACTGTCTGCCTCGCATACCTGTTCACATTCTTGAAGGAGGGTTTGGAATGAATACACAAAGTGTTGTCTTAGACACTGCACGCACAGACTCTGGATACCAAAAATTGAGTGTTCATGGACCTCCATGTCTTTTCATGAATCCGGGTGGGTCTACTACTCCTGAGCATCATAGTAATGCATCAAGTTCATCCATTCATCAATCCTTTCCAGGTTTTCACCCATTATCCGCCGCATTCCAACACCAAGATGATTACGAATCATTTTTGCACTTATCATCCACATTTTCAAGTCTTCTTGTATCTGCTTTGTTACAAAATCCAGCAGCCTATGCTGCAGCTAGCTTTGCAGCAACTTTATGGCCATGTGTTACCATGGACGCATCAGGGGAATCCTCTACAGGCACACCCAGAGGACTTCAACCAAAGCAGATGAATACAGTTCCTAGCATGGCGACAATTGCTGCAGCTACAGTGGCAGCTGCAACTGCTTGGTGGGCTGCACACGGTCTGCTTCCATTATGTCCACCACTTCATCCTGGATTTACCTCTACTGCTCCGTCAACATCTGCAACTCCAATAGATGGCAATATGAGATCAGCAAATGGTGATAAAAAAGAAGACATTCCTGATCTTGTATTAGAAGATCAACAACTGGGACCTGAGTGTTTGGAGGAATTGGAAGAACAGCATTCAACTTTATTCTCATCATGTTCTGAAGGAAGCGAAGGCGGGAAACCACATTCTGGATCGGCAGCGGCTGAAGCAGCGCCAATGGCAGACACAGTGGAGCCGCTGGACTCGAACAAGTCCAAGGGTAGAAAACAGGTAGACCGTTCTTCATGTGGATCAAATACACCTTCCAGCAGTGAAGTAGAAGCGGATGGAAAAGAGGAAAAGAACTTTGAAGATAAGGAATTgaaagaagatgaagaaaacCATCCATTAACTGACCCCGTTAGCCGACGTTATAGAAGCCTTTGCAGCATAAATGACCCTTGGAAGGAAGTATCCGAAGAG GGGAGATTGGCCTTTCAGGCGCTTTTCTCTAGAGAAATACTACCTCAGAGTTTTTctcatgatttaaattttaagcGAAAGAAGAATAGTGACATGGAAAATACAGGACGGCTGCAGTTCAACCTTAATGACCAGAACCGGTTACCCGATATGGAAGAGGAGTCGATGACTAAAGTTTGCCGGACCGGATTCAAACCTTATAAGAGATGCTCAGTGGAGGCAAAAGACACAAGGATGTCAACCAACTGCAAGGATGAAGAGAAATGTCCCAAGAGATTTCGGGTGGGAGGGATTGATAAGGATTCCACGTGA